GTCCAATATGCTATTTAGCTGGAGTCCCCTAACCAACGCGCAGGTTAGTAGTATTATCCCCCGCGCAAAAAAACGTCTTGAACAAATTCACGCGATTACAAAGATAGATGACCTGCGAATGCCACCATCTAACCGTTTGGAAAAGCTATCAGGAGACAGAGAAAATCAATGGAGTATTCGCATCAATGATCAATGGCGAATATGTTTTATTTGGCTTGATGACCACGCTTGGGATGTTGAAATCGTTGATTATCACTGATATGGGATAAATTATGGCCATTAAAATAGAAGATATCGAACGCTTGGATTTTCATGATATTGCGGATATTCCTATTAAAAAATTACCCGCGACACATCCGGGAGAGTACCTGGCCGAGATACTGAATGAATTGGGGATCTCCCAGGCGGAATTAGCCCGTGCTATCGGTGTTTCTTCGATGAGAGTATCGCATGTTGTCAGGTGCGCACGCCCGGTGACAGCGGAGTTGGCACTGCTATTCGGTCGTGCGTTCGGACAGTCGCCAAGTTACTGGATGAACCTTCAGGCTATTTTTGACTTAAAAACCGCCGAATCCAATATCGGGAAGCGATTGCCGGACGTTCATGAATTTGCCCATGAGTAACGCCAAGGAGCTTGGTTATGTCCGGTGAGGTGCCGCAGGGGTGGACTCTGACCCGACTTCGAGGCCTACTTGCCGAGAGTGAGGAGCCTGGGTCAACCGGGCTTACCGCCGATAAGCTAACCGTCAAGCTGTACGGAAAAGGGGTACTGGCGAAACACGACCGTGTGCCGGGGAGCGTGAACACCCGATACTTTCGGCGACGTTCGGGACAGTTCATCTACTCGCGACTGGACTTCCTGAACGGCGCGTTCGGTATCATTCCGCCGGAACTGGACGGACGTGAATCCACCGCCGACCTACCGGCATTCGACATACTCCCGACCGCTGACCCTGCATGGCTGCTCTACTTTGTTTCGCGGCCGGATTTCTACGAAAGGCACGGGTCGGCTGCAATCGGTTCGAGGAAGGCACGGCGAATCTCACCAGACGAGTTGCTCGCACTGGAACTATTCCTCCCCCCCCTCCCCGAGCAGAGGAAGATCGCCGCCATCCTCTCCTCCGTGGACGAGGCCATCCAAGCGACCCGGCGCGTCATCGACCAGACCCGGCGAGTCAAGGAGGGGCTGCTCCAAGACCTGCTGACCCGTGGCCTGCCGGGGCACCACACGCGGTTCAAGATGACGGAGATTGGGGAGATTCCGGAGGGGTGGGAGGTTCGGTCTCTCGGTCAAGTTCTGGAGAGTCTTGACCATCTTCGCGTTCCAGTGAAATCCACAGATCGTGCAGAAACTAAGGGAACGGTGCCGTACTATGGCGCATCGGGGATCATCGACTGGGTGAATGAGTCCCTGTTCAACGAAACGCTGCTGTTGTTGGGAGAGGATGGAGCGAACCTTCTGACAAGAAGCAGCCCAATCGCGTTCGTCATTTCTGGGCCAGCTTGGGTCAACAACCACGCACACGTCTATCGATCCAAGGGGCGCGTGATGCTGGACTTCGCTGCTCACTGGATTGAGAGCCAAAGCCTCGAACCGTGGGTAACCGGGTCGGCGCAGCCGAAGTTGAACGGCAAGGCTGCCGCACGGATTCCAATGCCAGTTCCCCCCCTGCTAGAGCAGAAGGGCGTCTGTGATGTCATCTCCGGTCTTGACGGGAACATCGAGTGCGAAGGCGAAAAGCGTAGGTCGTTGGATGCGATCAAATCCGGCCTCCTCCAAGATCTCCTCACCGGCAAAGTCCGGGTGACTTTTGATAAACGCAACAGAAGTGTTTAGAATTCAGCCATGAACTCGAACGAATTCAAACGCTGGCTGACCAAACAGGGCGCGACCTTCGCGCCGGGCAAGGGATCGCATCTGCATGTGTTCTTGAATGGTAAGCGTTCGATCCTGCCCATGCATAACGCCGAGTTACAGACCGGCACGGCGGAAGGCATCAAGAAACAACTTGGTCTGAAAGGAAAATGAGCCATGTTTGACTACCCCGTGATTCTCGAAGCCCAGCCCGAGGGCGGCTTTGTCGTAACTTTCCCAGATATTCCAGAAGCCATCACCCAAGGCGACGATGAAGACGAAGCCTTGCTTTACGCGGTCGAAGCGCTGGAGTCCGCGCTGCTGTTCTACGTCAATGACCGTATTTCCCTGCCCGTGCCATCCGCCGCGAATGGCCGTCCGACGGTACGCCCTTCCGCGCTGGAGTGCGCGAAGCTGGGCGTGTATCAGGCGATGACCGAGCAGGGATTGCGCAAGACCGATCTGGCCCGCCGCTTGGGCTGGCATCTGCCGCAGGTGGATCGGCTGTTCGATCTCAACCATGCTTCGCGCTTCGAGCAGATCGAGGCGGCGGCACGTGCTCTGGGGCGTCATATCGAGGTGCGGGTGACGTAGCATCGTTTTCGCCTGCGTC
The nucleotide sequence above comes from Gammaproteobacteria bacterium. Encoded proteins:
- a CDS encoding toxin HigB-1, whose protein sequence is MLFSWSPLTNAQVSSIIPRAKKRLEQIHAITKIDDLRMPPSNRLEKLSGDRENQWSIRINDQWRICFIWLDDHAWDVEIVDYH
- a CDS encoding antitoxin HigA-1; this translates as MAIKIEDIERLDFHDIADIPIKKLPATHPGEYLAEILNELGISQAELARAIGVSSMRVSHVVRCARPVTAELALLFGRAFGQSPSYWMNLQAIFDLKTAESNIGKRLPDVHEFAHE
- a CDS encoding type I restriction enzyme, S subunit, which encodes MSGEVPQGWTLTRLRGLLAESEEPGSTGLTADKLTVKLYGKGVLAKHDRVPGSVNTRYFRRRSGQFIYSRLDFLNGAFGIIPPELDGRESTADLPAFDILPTADPAWLLYFVSRPDFYERHGSAAIGSRKARRISPDELLALELFLPPLPEQRKIAAILSSVDEAIQATRRVIDQTRRVKEGLLQDLLTRGLPGHHTRFKMTEIGEIPEGWEVRSLGQVLESLDHLRVPVKSTDRAETKGTVPYYGASGIIDWVNESLFNETLLLLGEDGANLLTRSSPIAFVISGPAWVNNHAHVYRSKGRVMLDFAAHWIESQSLEPWVTGSAQPKLNGKAAARIPMPVPPLLEQKGVCDVISGLDGNIECEGEKRRSLDAIKSGLLQDLLTGKVRVTFDKRNRSV
- a CDS encoding hypothetical protein (Evidence 5 : Unknown function), which codes for MEEAGFDRIQRPTLFAFALDVPVKTGDDITDALLL
- the hicA gene encoding putative mRNA interferase HicA (Evidence 3 : Putative function from multiple computational evidences) → MNSNEFKRWLTKQGATFAPGKGSHLHVFLNGKRSILPMHNAELQTGTAEGIKKQLGLKGK
- a CDS encoding antitoxin HicB gives rise to the protein MFDYPVILEAQPEGGFVVTFPDIPEAITQGDDEDEALLYAVEALESALLFYVNDRISLPVPSAANGRPTVRPSALECAKLGVYQAMTEQGLRKTDLARRLGWHLPQVDRLFDLNHASRFEQIEAAARALGRHIEVRVT